The nucleotide window CCTCTGTTTGCTGTTGTATTACTGCATTTTTTAAGGATGTGTCCTCTGAATGGAGGTGTGGTTATGTAATCCCTTCATGGCTTTAAATAAGCAGAAAATGGGAAGTCCGTGTAATTGTGGCATTGCTTGGGGGCTGGGATGGACTTCTGCTCTTTGGGAAAATGGCTTTTTTAAAAATCCAATTGTGATTGCTGAAGGTCAAGACTTGTCATGGATCCAAAGACAAAAACACTAGCAAACACATTCTTCCACTGAGAGCAAGGTAGAGATCAGATTATTCTGAGACAAGACTCACATATTACTAGTAAAGACATAAATAAGTCATGAGTCTAAAACCAGGTAAGCCCTTGGAAATGCTTTAAAATCTTTGTCTAGAAGTAATTTTAACACCTATATTATTTAAGGTTTTAGATCAGTCTACCAGGGATCTTTCTTTTTTCCCTACATATGAACAAAAGTAAGCCAGGAGAAACAGAGACTACTTGTTCTTACTGTTCAGGCCACATGATCAGAACTCAAAGTCAACAGTCCACAAAGGGCAGCAAATTCGCCACAAAGTAACTGAAAGACATGAGTTTGCCTTCAAGAAGACATTGGCTGAGCAGACAGCTCAACTCAGTCTTTGCTTTAATTtcactaaaaaaaacttttgcatacagacaatatttaatgcaatttaaagaCACAATCACAAGAATGACAGTTTTCTTCTTTCCTCATTGCTTAATTTATCCTTGCAGCAAAAAAAATGCTAAGAATTGCATTTCCACAAATACCGATGAGAATAGCCCACTCTCGCATAGCTGTCCACTTCATCTTTAAAGCACAAGGTCAAGGGTCCATTTCTTGCGGTCAGGTAATTCTGCAACTATACACATGACCTTTGTCAACTTGCCCTAAATGGCTTGAACTGGGACAGTGCACAGATGCCGAGACAAATCTTCAGTATCTGCTTTTAACTTGACATGACCCTTGCCATCAACATCAAGCTCACTATCTTGCCAAAAGGCGGCATTACACATGGCAAGCAGGGCGCGGAGGTACTGGTGGATCTCCTATGGGCTTCTTGGCATCGCTTCGTTGCAGACAAAGCAGGCAGAGGCGCTTGAGGCCTTTGCGAAAGGCGCTGTTCGACAGGCTGTAGATGAGACAGTTGCAAAAACTATTGCTAATTGCCAGCCATGTGGTCAGGAATGAGGCAATGGCATGGTGGTATATCCCTGCACTCTCCAGTAGAAAGTAAATGATGTAGGGTAGCCAAAGCAGGTAGAACACACTGGTGATACGGAAGAGCACGGTGGCATAGCGTTTGTCCGTGCAGGCTTGCTCACCCGGCTCGGGATCCTGTGGGCCAAAGCGAGCTCTCCGCTCGCTGATCTGCCGAGTGTGCTGCCGACAGATCCGGAAGATATGGGCGTAGGTGAAACAAACTGTGAAAGCAGCTGGTGCGTACAGGGCCGCAACAATAAATGCGGTAAAAAAGGGCTGGGTGTCCCAGGAGGAGCACCATTTAAATACATCACCGTGGTATCCCGGTTTGCCCCAACCAAAGAAAGTCGGTAAAAAGATGAGTGCAGAGTACAGCCAAATCAGGGTAATGCAAGTGCGAAGACGGCAGGGTGTGACCAGAGCAGTGTAGGAAAGAGGTCGGGTGATGGCAACATAACGGTCGATACTGACGCACGCCAATGAGGCCATGGAGACACTCTTCAACACACAGACCATGTAGCTGAAGACCATGCAGGTGAGTTTCTCGTTCACACCCTCCAGATGGTGCAGGAGGGAAAGAGAGGGaataagacagctgactccaacCAGCAAGTCTGCATATGCCATAGTCTGTATAAAGGAGCTAGTGGTATGGTGGCT belongs to Carassius gibelio isolate Cgi1373 ecotype wild population from Czech Republic chromosome B10, carGib1.2-hapl.c, whole genome shotgun sequence and includes:
- the LOC127966631 gene encoding probable G-protein coupled receptor 21 gives rise to the protein MNATELNHSTQPFCLLDIGYSQIFNTCLLEVAVILLLTVLIISGNLVVIFVFHCAPLLSHHTTSSFIQTMAYADLLVGVSCLIPSLSLLHHLEGVNEKLTCMVFSYMVCVLKSVSMASLACVSIDRYVAITRPLSYTALVTPCRLRTCITLIWLYSALIFLPTFFGWGKPGYHGDVFKWCSSWDTQPFFTAFIVAALYAPAAFTVCFTYAHIFRICRQHTRQISERRARFGPQDPEPGEQACTDKRYATVLFRITSVFYLLWLPYIIYFLLESAGIYHHAIASFLTTWLAISNSFCNCLIYSLSNSAFRKGLKRLCLLCLQRSDAKKPIGDPPVPPRPACHV